In the genome of Gordonia rubripertincta, one region contains:
- the pheS gene encoding phenylalanine--tRNA ligase subunit alpha, translated as MATSADETVFPGPDDLEAAAASAVEAFEAAADLEQLSAAKSAHLGDRSPIALARRALGSLPKDQRSEAGKLVNQVRGRVTAALELRTATLEAERDAAVLVAESVDVTLPSGRRPVGARHPITVIAEQVADVFVAMGWEIAEGPEVETEHHNFDALNFLPDHPARSMQDTFYIAPEGSRQVLRTHTSPVQVRSMLNRDLPIYVACPGRTFRTDELDATHTPVFHQIEGLAVDKGLTLANLRGTLETFARALFGPETTTRMRASYFPFTEPSAEVDVWFPAKKGGPGWVEWGGCGMVNPNVLRASGIDPDVYSGFAFGMGLERTLQFRNDISDMRDMVEGDIRFTLPFGPAA; from the coding sequence GTGGCCACTTCCGCCGACGAAACGGTATTCCCCGGACCCGACGACCTCGAGGCGGCGGCAGCGTCGGCCGTCGAGGCCTTCGAGGCGGCGGCCGATCTCGAGCAGCTGTCTGCGGCGAAGTCCGCGCACCTCGGCGACCGCTCGCCGATCGCACTGGCCCGTCGCGCCCTCGGCAGTCTGCCGAAGGACCAGCGTTCGGAAGCCGGCAAGCTCGTGAACCAGGTTCGGGGTCGGGTGACCGCGGCGCTGGAACTGCGGACCGCGACCCTCGAAGCCGAGCGTGACGCGGCGGTTCTCGTCGCGGAATCGGTCGACGTGACGCTGCCCAGCGGTCGGCGCCCGGTCGGCGCCCGCCATCCCATCACTGTCATCGCCGAGCAGGTGGCCGACGTCTTCGTCGCCATGGGTTGGGAGATCGCCGAGGGACCGGAGGTCGAGACCGAGCACCACAACTTCGACGCCCTCAACTTCCTGCCGGACCACCCGGCTCGGTCGATGCAGGACACCTTCTACATCGCGCCCGAGGGTTCGCGTCAGGTGCTGCGCACCCACACCTCGCCGGTTCAGGTTCGTTCGATGCTCAACCGCGACCTGCCGATCTACGTGGCCTGCCCCGGTCGTACCTTCCGCACCGACGAGCTCGACGCCACCCACACGCCGGTGTTCCACCAGATCGAGGGACTCGCCGTCGACAAGGGTCTCACCCTGGCGAACCTGCGCGGCACCCTCGAGACCTTCGCGCGGGCGCTGTTCGGGCCGGAGACCACCACCCGGATGCGCGCGTCGTACTTCCCGTTCACCGAGCCGTCGGCCGAGGTCGACGTCTGGTTCCCCGCCAAGAAGGGCGGACCCGGCTGGGTCGAGTGGGGCGGCTGCGGCATGGTCAACCCGAACGTGCTGCGCGCCAGCGGGATCGACCCGGACGTCTACTCCGGCTTCGCCTTCGGTATGGGCCTCGAGCGCACCCTGCAGTTCCGCAACGACATCTCCGACATGCGCGACATGGTCGAGGGCGACATCCGGTTCACCCTCCCGTTCGGTCCGGCCGCCTGA
- the argJ gene encoding bifunctional glutamate N-acetyltransferase/amino-acid acetyltransferase ArgJ, whose product MTGGKGTGIRDAQPDPDRIEGGAPGDTPRLVREQGVTAPLGFRAAGIAAGIKVSGNPDLALVFNEGPDYSAAGVFTSNQVKAAPVLWSQQVLTTGKLRAVILNSGGANACTGPGGFQDTHKTAEAVAEALSNWGTSTGAVEVAVCSTGLIGDRLPMDKVLAGVTEIVQEMGGGLTGGTDAAHAIMTTDTVPKQAALHHPQGWNVGGMGKGAGMMAPSLATMLVVLTTDAAATTEQLDTALRRATTRTFDRLDIDGSMSTNDTVLLLSSGASQIPVDQADLDEAVFAVCDDLAAQMQADAEGVTKRVTITVTGAQTEDDAVVVARFVARDSLVKTALFGSDPNWGRVLATVGASPVRIDPDVIAVSFNGSPVCENGCGVDGARDVDLSGADIDVLVDLKLGDASASVRTTDLSHAYVEENSAYSS is encoded by the coding sequence ATGACCGGGGGCAAAGGAACCGGAATCCGGGACGCACAACCAGATCCGGACCGCATCGAGGGCGGCGCCCCCGGCGACACCCCGCGGCTCGTCCGCGAACAGGGCGTCACCGCGCCGCTGGGTTTCCGTGCCGCGGGAATCGCGGCCGGCATCAAGGTGTCCGGTAACCCCGACCTCGCCCTCGTGTTCAACGAGGGCCCGGATTACTCGGCCGCCGGCGTCTTCACCAGCAACCAGGTCAAGGCCGCACCCGTGCTGTGGTCGCAGCAGGTTCTCACCACGGGCAAGCTGCGCGCGGTGATCCTCAACTCGGGCGGCGCCAACGCGTGCACCGGGCCCGGCGGCTTCCAGGACACCCACAAGACGGCCGAGGCCGTCGCGGAGGCGTTGAGCAACTGGGGGACCAGCACCGGCGCCGTCGAGGTGGCCGTCTGCTCGACCGGCCTCATCGGCGACCGACTGCCGATGGACAAGGTCCTCGCCGGCGTCACCGAGATCGTCCAGGAGATGGGCGGCGGACTCACCGGCGGTACCGACGCGGCACACGCCATCATGACCACCGACACCGTGCCGAAACAGGCTGCGCTGCACCATCCCCAGGGATGGAACGTCGGCGGCATGGGCAAGGGCGCCGGGATGATGGCGCCCTCGCTCGCGACGATGCTCGTGGTGCTCACCACCGACGCCGCGGCCACCACCGAACAGCTCGACACCGCACTGCGTCGCGCGACCACGCGGACATTCGACCGGCTCGACATCGACGGCTCCATGTCCACCAACGACACCGTGCTGCTGCTGAGTTCGGGTGCCAGCCAGATCCCGGTCGACCAGGCCGATCTCGACGAGGCCGTGTTCGCGGTCTGTGACGACCTGGCCGCCCAGATGCAGGCCGACGCCGAGGGCGTCACCAAGCGGGTCACCATCACCGTCACCGGGGCACAGACCGAAGACGATGCCGTGGTCGTCGCTCGGTTCGTGGCCCGCGACTCGCTGGTGAAGACCGCACTGTTCGGCTCCGACCCCAACTGGGGCCGGGTGCTGGCCACGGTCGGTGCGTCGCCGGTCCGGATCGACCCGGACGTGATCGCCGTGTCGTTCAACGGATCCCCCGTGTGCGAGAACGGTTGCGGCGTCGACGGGGCGCGCGACGTGGACCTCTCCGGTGCCGACATCGACGTGCTCGTCGACCTGAAGCTCGGCGACGCCTCGGCGTCCGTCCGGACCACGGACCTCTCGCACGCCTATGTCGAAGAGAATTCGGCGTACTCGTCATGA
- the argC gene encoding N-acetyl-gamma-glutamyl-phosphate reductase: MTIKVAVAGASGYAGGEILRLLCGHPRLRCGELEIGALTAGGNAGTTLGSHHPHLLPLADRVLEETTPEILSGHDVVFLGLPHGASAVIADALPPTTLIIDCGADFRLRDAGDWTSYYGGDHAGTWPYGLPELPGNREVLRDASRIAVPGCYPTVSILSLLPAIAAGLAEPHVTVVAVSGASGAGRSPKVDLLASEVIGSARAYGVGGVHRHTPEISQALSEAAQQPVTVSFTPILAPMARGILATCTARTTATGDEVRAVYEKAYADEEFIHVLPEGRLPATGSVIGSNAVQLGVTVDERAQTLVVVGAVDNLTKGTGGAAVQSMNLALGWTENEGLSTVGVAP, encoded by the coding sequence ATGACGATCAAAGTGGCAGTGGCCGGCGCGAGCGGCTACGCGGGCGGCGAGATCCTCCGTCTGCTGTGCGGGCATCCCCGGCTGCGATGCGGTGAGCTCGAGATCGGTGCGCTGACTGCCGGCGGCAACGCCGGCACCACGCTCGGATCCCACCATCCACACCTGTTGCCACTGGCAGACCGGGTTCTCGAAGAGACCACTCCGGAGATCCTGAGTGGCCACGACGTGGTCTTCCTCGGCCTGCCGCACGGTGCATCGGCGGTCATCGCCGATGCCCTGCCGCCGACCACGCTGATCATCGACTGCGGCGCCGACTTCCGGCTGCGCGACGCAGGGGACTGGACCTCGTACTACGGCGGCGATCATGCAGGCACCTGGCCGTACGGCCTGCCCGAGCTGCCCGGCAATCGCGAGGTCCTCAGGGATGCCAGCCGGATCGCCGTGCCGGGTTGCTACCCGACGGTGTCGATCCTGTCGTTGCTCCCGGCGATCGCCGCGGGGCTGGCCGAGCCGCACGTGACCGTCGTCGCGGTCAGCGGTGCGTCGGGGGCCGGTCGTTCGCCGAAGGTCGACCTGCTCGCGTCCGAGGTCATCGGGTCGGCCCGGGCGTATGGCGTCGGCGGCGTCCACCGGCACACCCCGGAGATCTCGCAGGCGTTGTCGGAGGCGGCGCAGCAGCCCGTCACCGTCTCGTTCACCCCGATCCTGGCGCCGATGGCCCGGGGCATCCTCGCGACGTGCACCGCACGGACCACCGCGACCGGCGACGAGGTGCGCGCGGTCTACGAAAAGGCCTATGCCGACGAGGAATTCATTCACGTCCTGCCGGAAGGTCGCCTGCCGGCCACCGGTTCGGTCATCGGTTCCAACGCCGTCCAGCTCGGTGTGACGGTCGACGAGCGCGCCCAGACCCTCGTGGTCGTCGGCGCCGTGGACAACCTGACCAAGGGGACCGGCGGCGCCGCGGTCCAGTCGATGAACCTGGCGCTTGGCTGGACCGAGAACGAGGGACTGAGCACTGTGGGAGTCGCACCATGA
- a CDS encoding Tex family protein → MSPASAPQPESTPAVPAPSEVATPQTVPAPDPAVVNARIASAIATELGVGVGQVRAAIELLDGGSTVPFVARYRKEVTGGLDDTQLRTLDERLGYLRDLEARRQSVRESIAAQGKLDAELDARILAADTKARLEDIYLPYKPKRRTKAQIAREAGHEPVADALLSDPTTDPSTFTAEQLDGARAIAVERFAEDADLVGELRELMWQTGVLRTAVREGKESAGAKFADYFEFSEPFTSIPSHRVLAVLRGEREEILSVTLDADPDAADRPAGPGPYEQRIAARFGISDQGRPADRWLADTVRWAWRTKLFVGLSLDVRMRLRQAAEADAVAVFATNLKDLLLAAPAGARTTMGLDPGLRTGVKVAVVNETGKVVDTATIYPHEPRRDKAGALAVLGALVQKHGVDLIAIGNGTASRETDALAGELIAAIKDSGKKPPTSVVVSEAGASVYSASAYASKELPDLDVSIRGAVSIARRLQDPLAELVKIDPKSIGVGQYQHDVSETLLARSLGAVVEDAVNAVGVDVNTASVPLLSRVSGITAGLAESIVAHRDSNGAFRSRKQITDVPRLGPKAFEQCAGFLRITDGDNPLDASSVHPEAYPVVTRILDKVGTDVRSLIGDTATLTKLRPDDFVDETFGRPTVIDIIAELDKPGRDPRPEFKTATFAAGIEKVSDLTPGMVLEGQVTNVAAFGAFVDVGVHQDGLVHVSAMAHRFVSDPHEVVKSGDIVKVKVMDVDVERKRIGLSLRLDDEPGAGNSGGKGGARAPRSDNGGNRGGGQRRTDQRGGQGGQGGRGNPGNRGGGNNRNDRRPAPSGAMADALKRAGFGK, encoded by the coding sequence GTGTCACCCGCGTCCGCGCCCCAGCCCGAGTCCACTCCCGCAGTTCCCGCCCCATCGGAGGTCGCGACCCCGCAGACGGTGCCCGCCCCCGACCCCGCGGTCGTGAACGCCCGCATCGCGTCGGCGATCGCCACCGAACTCGGCGTCGGCGTCGGACAGGTCCGGGCCGCGATCGAACTGCTCGACGGCGGGTCGACGGTCCCGTTCGTCGCCCGGTACCGCAAAGAGGTCACCGGCGGTCTCGACGACACCCAGCTGCGCACCCTCGACGAGCGTCTCGGTTACCTGCGCGACCTCGAGGCCCGGCGTCAGTCGGTCCGCGAGTCGATTGCCGCACAGGGCAAGCTCGACGCCGAACTCGACGCACGAATCCTCGCGGCCGACACCAAGGCACGTCTCGAGGACATCTACCTGCCCTACAAGCCCAAGCGCCGCACGAAGGCCCAGATCGCTCGCGAGGCGGGGCACGAGCCGGTGGCCGACGCGCTGCTGTCGGACCCGACCACCGATCCGTCGACCTTCACCGCCGAGCAGCTCGACGGTGCCCGCGCGATCGCCGTCGAACGGTTCGCCGAGGACGCCGACCTGGTCGGTGAACTGCGTGAACTGATGTGGCAGACCGGCGTGCTGCGGACCGCGGTCCGCGAGGGCAAGGAGTCGGCCGGCGCCAAGTTCGCCGACTACTTCGAGTTCTCCGAACCCTTCACCTCGATCCCGTCGCACCGGGTGCTCGCCGTGCTGCGCGGCGAGCGCGAGGAAATCCTCTCGGTCACTCTCGACGCCGACCCCGACGCGGCCGATCGTCCGGCCGGGCCCGGTCCCTACGAGCAGCGCATCGCCGCCCGGTTCGGGATTTCCGATCAGGGCCGTCCCGCCGACCGTTGGCTCGCCGACACCGTCCGTTGGGCGTGGCGCACCAAGCTGTTCGTCGGACTCTCGCTCGACGTCCGGATGCGGTTGCGCCAGGCGGCCGAGGCCGACGCGGTGGCGGTCTTCGCGACCAACCTCAAGGACCTCCTCCTGGCCGCGCCGGCCGGTGCCCGCACCACGATGGGACTCGACCCCGGTCTGCGGACCGGCGTGAAGGTCGCCGTGGTCAACGAGACCGGCAAGGTCGTCGACACCGCGACCATCTACCCGCATGAGCCGCGTCGCGACAAGGCCGGCGCCCTCGCGGTGCTCGGTGCGCTCGTCCAGAAGCACGGCGTCGACCTGATCGCGATCGGCAACGGCACCGCGTCCCGGGAGACCGACGCACTGGCCGGCGAGCTGATCGCGGCCATCAAGGACTCCGGCAAGAAGCCGCCGACCAGTGTCGTCGTGTCGGAGGCGGGCGCGTCGGTGTACTCGGCGTCGGCGTACGCCTCGAAGGAACTGCCCGACCTCGACGTGTCGATTCGCGGTGCGGTCTCGATCGCCCGCCGCCTGCAGGACCCGCTCGCCGAGCTGGTGAAGATCGATCCCAAGTCGATCGGCGTCGGCCAGTACCAGCACGACGTCTCCGAGACGCTGCTCGCCCGTTCGCTGGGCGCCGTGGTCGAGGATGCGGTGAACGCGGTGGGCGTGGACGTGAACACCGCATCGGTGCCGCTGCTGTCCCGCGTCTCGGGTATCACCGCCGGACTCGCGGAATCGATTGTCGCGCATCGGGACTCGAACGGCGCGTTCCGCAGTCGCAAGCAGATCACCGATGTGCCGCGCCTTGGGCCCAAGGCGTTCGAGCAGTGCGCCGGCTTCCTCCGGATCACCGACGGCGACAACCCGCTCGACGCGTCCAGCGTGCACCCCGAGGCCTACCCGGTCGTCACCCGGATTCTCGACAAGGTCGGCACCGACGTCCGTTCGCTGATCGGTGACACCGCGACCCTCACCAAGCTGCGTCCCGACGACTTCGTCGACGAGACCTTCGGTCGTCCGACCGTCATCGACATCATCGCCGAGCTCGACAAGCCGGGTCGCGACCCGCGCCCGGAGTTCAAAACCGCGACCTTCGCCGCAGGCATCGAGAAGGTCTCCGACCTGACGCCCGGCATGGTGCTGGAAGGTCAGGTCACCAACGTGGCGGCGTTCGGTGCCTTCGTCGACGTGGGCGTCCACCAGGACGGCCTGGTTCACGTATCGGCCATGGCCCACCGTTTCGTCTCAGACCCGCACGAGGTCGTGAAGTCCGGCGACATCGTCAAGGTGAAGGTCATGGACGTCGACGTCGAACGCAAGCGGATCGGACTGTCCCTGCGCCTCGACGACGAGCCGGGGGCCGGTAACTCCGGTGGCAAGGGCGGCGCCCGTGCGCCGCGCAGCGACAACGGCGGGAATCGGGGTGGCGGTCAGCGCCGCACTGACCAGCGCGGTGGACAGGGCGGCCAGGGGGGTCGCGGCAACCCGGGCAACCGCGGCGGCGGCAACAACCGCAACGACCGCCGGCCCGCGCCGAGCGGTGCGATGGCCGACGCGTTGAAGCGCGCCGGCTTCGGCAAGTAG
- the argB gene encoding acetylglutamate kinase codes for MSATTPESGAPRIDPAAGLAKAKVLAEALPALQELAGATIVVKYGGNAMVDEELKKAFAADMVFLRACGMHPVVVHGGGPQISAMLKKLGLQGEFKGGFRVTTPEVMDVARMVLFGQVGRELVGLINAHGPYAVGITGEDAHLFTATRRTVLVDGVATDIGLVGDISSVNTSAVLDLVAPGRIPVVSTIAPDRDGVVHNINADTAAGALAEALGASRLVMLTDVEGLYTDWPDRGSLVSQIDTDALAELLPSLDSGMVPKMEACLRAVTGGVERAHVIDGRVAHSVLAQLLTESSTGTTVVDPREEDQ; via the coding sequence ATGAGTGCCACCACACCGGAATCCGGTGCACCCCGGATCGACCCGGCCGCGGGCCTCGCGAAGGCGAAGGTCCTCGCCGAAGCGCTTCCCGCACTCCAGGAACTCGCCGGCGCCACGATCGTCGTCAAGTACGGCGGCAACGCCATGGTCGACGAGGAACTGAAGAAGGCGTTCGCCGCGGATATGGTGTTCCTCCGTGCCTGCGGCATGCACCCCGTCGTCGTCCACGGCGGCGGCCCGCAGATCTCGGCGATGCTGAAGAAGCTGGGCCTGCAAGGAGAATTCAAGGGAGGCTTCCGGGTCACCACCCCCGAGGTGATGGACGTCGCCCGGATGGTTCTCTTCGGTCAGGTCGGTCGTGAGCTGGTCGGTCTCATCAACGCGCACGGCCCCTACGCCGTCGGCATCACCGGCGAGGACGCCCACCTGTTCACCGCGACCCGGCGGACGGTTCTCGTCGACGGCGTCGCCACCGACATCGGACTCGTCGGCGACATCTCCTCGGTGAACACGTCCGCGGTGCTCGATCTCGTCGCGCCGGGACGCATCCCGGTGGTCTCGACCATCGCCCCGGACCGCGACGGCGTCGTCCACAACATCAACGCCGACACCGCGGCCGGCGCGCTCGCCGAGGCGCTCGGCGCGTCGCGGCTGGTCATGCTCACCGATGTCGAAGGGCTGTACACCGATTGGCCCGACCGCGGGTCGCTGGTGTCCCAGATCGACACCGACGCCCTGGCCGAACTGCTGCCGTCGCTGGACTCCGGCATGGTCCCGAAGATGGAGGCCTGCCTGCGTGCGGTGACCGGGGGAGTCGAACGCGCCCATGTGATCGACGGCCGCGTCGCCCATTCCGTGCTCGCCCAACTGCTGACCGAGAGCTCCACCGGCACCACCGTCGTCGACCCGCGTGAGGAGGACCAGTGA
- the pheT gene encoding phenylalanine--tRNA ligase subunit beta, giving the protein MRAPQSWYTEVLRSGDPKWSATTEEIDAGFVRVGFEIEDIEKFPEITGPLVIGRVKTIEELTEFKKPIRFCTVEVGEAEPRGIVCGARNFAEGDLIVAALPGAVLPGPFEIASRKTYGRVSDGMICSVSELGIGNDHSGILVLAPGTAEPGADAREVLGLDDAAIDVNVTPDRGYAFSIRGLGRELASSFEVPFVDPGVVEADVTTEGTPWPVAIEDGSGATRYTARVITGVDPKAISPWWMQKRLMVAGIRPISAIVDVTNYVMIELGQPLHAFDADRITGTVTVRSAKPGEKLRTLDEVDRVLDPEDVVIADETGPIALAGVMGGGATEVGDETTTVLLESATFDPVRVFRTGKRHKLTSEASKRFERIVDPEITAVASDRAAQLIVDIAGGTISSPLSEARVATPLPSAISIAADEPDRVAGIGYPAGTTAARLVEVGCVVTGTDTLDVVPPSWRPDLKQRADLVEEVLRLEGLEDIPAVVPRAPGGTGLTPEQRRRRSVGRTLALDGYVEVLPYPFMPSGVFDLWDLPADDERRRTVKVLNPLESDRPELNTTLLPGLLEMAARNIARGQRDLSLFTIGQVVIAGDHVAPVPALDVTQRPTDEDIAALDASLPHQPLHVGVVLTGLRDPAGPWGPGRAADYLDAFEAARTIARAAGVEVELSAADHRPWHPGRCARLTVDGRTVGYAGELHPAVLERAHLPKRACAVEIDIDALPLREVLPAPAVSVFPAVLQDVNVVVAAEVPAAEVRSALRDGAGELLEDIALFDVFTGAQVGEGNKSLTFSLRFRASDRTLTEDEANAAKMAAVDAAAERVGARLR; this is encoded by the coding sequence GTGCGTGCACCACAGTCCTGGTACACCGAGGTCCTGCGCTCGGGCGACCCGAAGTGGTCGGCGACCACCGAGGAGATCGACGCGGGGTTCGTCCGCGTCGGGTTCGAGATCGAGGACATCGAGAAGTTCCCGGAGATCACCGGCCCGCTGGTGATCGGTCGCGTGAAGACAATCGAGGAGCTCACCGAGTTCAAGAAGCCGATCCGCTTCTGCACCGTCGAGGTGGGGGAGGCGGAGCCGCGCGGGATCGTCTGCGGCGCCCGCAACTTCGCCGAGGGTGACCTGATCGTCGCCGCGCTGCCCGGTGCCGTGCTGCCCGGTCCGTTCGAGATCGCCTCGCGCAAGACCTACGGCCGCGTCTCCGACGGCATGATCTGCTCGGTCTCCGAGCTCGGCATCGGCAACGACCACAGCGGAATCCTGGTGCTGGCCCCCGGGACCGCCGAGCCCGGCGCCGACGCCCGCGAAGTCCTCGGACTCGACGACGCCGCCATCGACGTCAACGTCACCCCCGACCGCGGTTACGCCTTCTCGATCCGCGGTCTCGGCCGCGAGCTGGCGAGCAGCTTCGAGGTGCCCTTCGTGGATCCGGGCGTCGTCGAAGCCGACGTCACCACCGAGGGAACCCCGTGGCCCGTCGCCATCGAGGACGGCTCCGGCGCCACCCGCTACACCGCGCGCGTGATCACCGGCGTCGACCCGAAGGCGATCTCGCCGTGGTGGATGCAGAAGCGACTCATGGTCGCGGGTATCCGGCCGATCTCCGCGATCGTCGATGTCACCAACTATGTGATGATCGAGCTCGGCCAGCCGCTGCACGCCTTCGACGCCGACCGCATCACCGGCACCGTCACCGTGCGCTCGGCGAAGCCGGGGGAGAAGCTGCGGACCCTCGACGAGGTCGACCGCGTGCTCGATCCGGAGGACGTCGTCATCGCCGACGAGACCGGTCCGATCGCCCTCGCCGGCGTCATGGGCGGCGGCGCCACCGAGGTGGGCGATGAGACCACCACGGTGCTGCTCGAGTCGGCGACCTTCGACCCCGTCCGCGTCTTCCGCACCGGCAAGCGACACAAGCTGACCTCCGAGGCCAGCAAGCGCTTCGAGCGCATCGTCGACCCGGAGATCACCGCGGTCGCCTCCGATCGCGCCGCCCAGCTCATCGTCGACATCGCCGGTGGCACCATCTCGTCGCCGCTGTCCGAGGCGCGCGTCGCGACCCCGCTCCCGTCGGCGATCTCCATCGCCGCGGACGAGCCCGACCGCGTCGCCGGCATCGGCTACCCGGCCGGCACCACCGCAGCGCGTCTCGTCGAGGTGGGCTGCGTGGTCACCGGCACCGACACCCTCGACGTCGTCCCGCCGTCGTGGCGTCCCGACCTCAAGCAGCGCGCCGACCTGGTCGAAGAGGTGCTGCGTCTCGAAGGCCTCGAGGACATCCCGGCCGTCGTGCCGCGCGCACCCGGCGGCACCGGCCTCACTCCGGAACAGCGTCGTCGGCGCAGCGTCGGCCGCACCCTCGCCCTCGACGGATACGTCGAGGTCCTCCCGTACCCGTTCATGCCGTCCGGGGTCTTCGACCTCTGGGACCTGCCCGCCGACGACGAGCGCCGGCGCACCGTCAAGGTCCTCAACCCGCTCGAGTCGGACCGGCCCGAGCTCAACACGACGCTGCTGCCGGGCCTGCTCGAGATGGCCGCGCGCAACATCGCCCGTGGCCAGCGTGACCTGTCGCTGTTCACGATCGGCCAGGTCGTCATCGCCGGTGACCATGTCGCGCCCGTCCCCGCACTCGACGTGACGCAGCGACCCACCGACGAGGACATCGCGGCGCTCGACGCCTCACTGCCGCATCAGCCGCTGCACGTCGGCGTCGTCCTGACCGGTCTCCGCGACCCCGCGGGGCCGTGGGGTCCGGGACGTGCCGCCGACTACCTCGACGCCTTCGAGGCGGCGCGCACCATCGCGCGTGCCGCGGGCGTGGAGGTCGAACTCTCCGCCGCCGATCACCGGCCGTGGCATCCGGGCCGCTGCGCCCGACTGACCGTCGACGGACGCACGGTCGGCTACGCAGGCGAGCTTCATCCGGCGGTGCTCGAACGCGCCCACCTGCCCAAGCGTGCGTGCGCGGTCGAGATCGACATCGACGCTCTGCCGCTCCGCGAGGTGCTGCCCGCTCCGGCGGTGTCGGTGTTCCCGGCCGTGCTGCAGGACGTCAACGTGGTGGTCGCCGCCGAGGTGCCGGCCGCCGAGGTCCGGTCGGCGCTGCGCGACGGCGCGGGTGAGCTGCTCGAGGACATCGCCTTGTTCGACGTCTTCACCGGTGCGCAGGTCGGCGAGGGCAACAAGTCGCTGACGTTCTCGCTGCGCTTCCGCGCAAGCGATCGCACGCTGACCGAGGACGAGGCCAACGCGGCGAAGATGGCGGCGGTCGACGCCGCCGCCGAACGGGTTGGTGCCCGCCTCCGCTGA
- a CDS encoding acyltransferase family protein: MLTKSPRRPTGKSGSLPTPLELAALTGNRDRVIDLIRICSLLVVVAGHSIMLTVDTADGAIHLGNTLGDVPILQPATWLLQVLPLFFFAGAAASTHGWMSRDCGDTPSAGHWLFTRTQRLLRPLGWYLGVVLVVLAGLTIAGLDAAADVVARLGVQLLWFLGAYLLVLAVVPLLQRIRTQLHTAIALGTCWGGTALIDAVRLADGPSWLGYLNFLTVWTVPAVLGVSYARSILRPGTAAAVSIGALILDVALVQWGPYEISLVTVPGQQLSNMSPPSLLLAGHAIVLCAGAIAVRRVLATIADRPRIWWWVVLGNRGAMTLYLWHLPVLAAVILLGAVTGLDRADVHSASFPVVVGAQTMLLLTVMAPVVAMLSPLENRPLPWWDDAVTRRAGRARDLALMAVLACLGVAVLMVSRYGLLGDGRTWLIVMLGCAVTARVLALRPARGAERTRVPGDDASLQVSASRRSTTLDGSHRRR, encoded by the coding sequence ATGCTGACGAAGTCACCTCGCAGGCCGACCGGGAAGTCCGGAAGTCTGCCGACGCCGCTCGAACTGGCGGCGCTCACCGGAAACCGGGACCGGGTCATCGACCTCATCCGCATCTGCTCGTTGCTGGTGGTGGTCGCCGGCCACTCGATCATGCTGACCGTCGACACCGCCGATGGCGCGATCCACCTCGGGAACACCCTCGGTGATGTGCCGATTCTCCAGCCGGCCACCTGGCTGCTCCAGGTGCTGCCGCTGTTCTTCTTCGCCGGTGCTGCAGCGTCGACGCATGGCTGGATGTCGCGGGATTGCGGCGATACCCCGTCCGCCGGACACTGGCTGTTCACGCGCACCCAGCGTCTTCTGCGTCCGCTCGGCTGGTACCTGGGTGTCGTGCTCGTCGTGCTGGCCGGACTGACGATCGCCGGCCTCGACGCCGCGGCCGACGTCGTCGCACGCCTCGGGGTGCAGTTGCTCTGGTTCCTCGGTGCGTACCTGCTCGTGCTGGCCGTCGTCCCACTGCTGCAGCGGATCCGCACACAGCTCCATACGGCGATCGCACTCGGAACGTGCTGGGGGGGTACGGCACTCATCGACGCCGTCCGACTCGCCGACGGTCCGTCGTGGCTCGGCTACCTGAACTTCCTCACCGTCTGGACGGTCCCGGCCGTTCTCGGTGTCTCCTACGCCCGGAGCATTCTGCGTCCGGGAACCGCCGCGGCCGTGTCGATCGGTGCCCTGATCCTCGATGTCGCGCTCGTGCAGTGGGGGCCGTATGAGATCTCGCTGGTCACGGTGCCGGGGCAACAGCTGTCGAACATGAGCCCGCCCAGTCTGCTTCTCGCGGGTCACGCGATCGTGCTGTGCGCGGGTGCCATCGCGGTGCGCCGGGTGTTGGCGACGATCGCCGACCGTCCGCGGATCTGGTGGTGGGTCGTCCTCGGCAACCGCGGCGCGATGACGCTGTACCTCTGGCACCTCCCGGTCCTCGCCGCCGTCATCCTCCTGGGCGCGGTCACGGGCCTGGATCGCGCCGACGTGCACTCTGCGTCGTTCCCGGTCGTCGTCGGCGCCCAGACGATGCTGCTCCTCACGGTCATGGCGCCCGTCGTCGCGATGCTGTCACCGCTGGAGAACCGGCCGCTGCCGTGGTGGGACGATGCCGTCACCCGCCGTGCCGGACGCGCTCGGGATCTGGCCCTGATGGCCGTGCTGGCGTGCCTCGGTGTCGCGGTCCTGATGGTGTCGCGGTACGGGCTCCTCGGCGACGGCCGTACGTGGCTGATCGTCATGCTCGGATGTGCGGTGACGGCTCGTGTCCTCGCCCTTCGGCCCGCGCGCGGCGCGGAGCGGACGCGGGTTCCCGGAGACGACGCCTCCCTGCAGGTCAGCGCCTCGCGGCGGTCGACTACCCTCGATGGGAGTCATCGCCGCCGTTGA